The Paenibacillus sp. RC334 nucleotide sequence TCTGGCAGAACGTGTGGCGTCCCATGCGGACCGGATGAGAGTGGTAGAAGTACGGGAAACAGAGGTTCGCCGGAGGGCGACTGGCGTTTCCCGTTTTTGCGATTCTTTTGAGGATGCAGTCAGTCTGACTGTAATCCATCCCGCCAATAGGCCGGAGATCCAGTGAACGGCAAGCAGCATGACGCCTACAGCAGCATTATGCAACAATCCTGTTCCGATAACGAGCAGGATGGTAATCGGATTGCAGAAATGAGCGATAGCGGTCAGTCGTCTAAGCTGGCGCTTGGTCATATCCTCCTGCTGTGCCCATTGGCGCACAGCTTCCGCAGTAGCCGGAAATCCGGCGGTCAGGCCTAGGGCCAGCACCCAGCCGCTTCGCCCCGGAAGACGGAACCAGGAGCGCATGAACGGCTCCAGAATGACGCCAAGCCCATGCACCAGACCGAAGGCTACAAGCATTTCGGACAGCATCAAAAAAGGGAGCATGGCCGGAAAAATAATGCTCCACCATAGCTTAAGCCCTTGGGCAGAGGCTTGGAACACCTCTTCCGGTGAGGCGACAACAGCCAGCACAAGCAGAATGGCCCCAAGGCCAAGCAACAGGGTTGTCCAATAGGGAGCGGAATGTGCTTCCTTTTGTAGCAAAGGTTTCACCTCTCTGGAAGTGATATGATTTAACATTTTAAAAAACGAATCTCATCGTGCATAAATATATTAGAGTGCATCGTATGTTGTTCTAGCGCTTGTTCGCGTTTGTAATCGCCGCAGGGTGCTCGTACACGCTGTCGGTAAACAATATGCTTTTTTGTAAGAATTGAGAACAGGCGGCGCAGAGTTGGTTTCGATGAGATAGGAGAAGTTAAGGCTGTGAGGGGGGAGAACCGATGAAGCGAATAAACCAGAATAGAGCTTTTTTTACAACCGGATATGTTCTGATCCTGGCCGCTATGGTCTATGTGCTGGTATATATGCCAACCCCATATCTGATCTATGGACCCGGTGGGGCAAATGAAATCAAGCCGATGGTAACCATTCAGGAAGGCGACCGAAGCGAACGGGGGACCTTTATGATGACGACGGTATCTGCGCGTTACGCTAATGTCATTATGCTGGGTATATCGAAGCTGGATGCCAATTCGGAGATTCAGCGCAAGGAGGATCGACTGCACGGCAGGAGCGAAGACGAATATGCAGCAGAGCAGGTGTGGTATATGGGAGATTCCCAGTCTTCTGCGATGGAGGCTGCTTATGCCCGGGCCGATATTCCTTATCGCATTGTGCCGGATTATGTGTATGTATTTAAGGTGCCCGGCTCAAATAGTATGTTTCATCCCGGAGATGAAATTCTGGAGCTGAACGGGGTGAAGGTGGCGGATAATCGTTCCATCCGAAACGCCTTGGAGGATGAAAAGGCAGGAACCATGGCCAAAGTGAAGCTAAAACGTGATGGCAAGCTGCTGACGGTGCAAGCTCCATTAATGACCATCACAGACAGCGAGACGGGCAAGCAACGACCCGGTTTTGGAGTCAGCATTGCCACGGTTCAGAAAGTAGAGCCGAAGGATGAACGTAAAACGATTCATTTTACGTCAACAGATGTAGGCGGACCCTCGGCTGGTTTGATGTTTACGATGGAGATCTATAACCAACTGACACCGGGTGATCTGAGCAAGGGATATCGTGTTGCCGGTACGGGTACGATTGATAAGAGCGGTAAAGTTGGAGCGATCGGCGGTGCAAAGTATAAAATTGTCGCCGCTGACCGTCAGGGTGCTGAATTGTTTTTCGTCCCGGCGGACAATTATAAGGAAGCCAAGGCCAAAGCCGAGCAAATCGGAACCAAGATGAAGCTCGTTCCGGTTCGCAAGCTTGACGATGCGTTAACTTATATGGAAAAGCTCCCGATCAAACCATGACGGGCGGCCGCAAGTAATCGGCATACATGTCACGGATGGCGGGACGTGGCATTCCGGCCGCGTGTATGGCGGCTGCGGCTGTATCCCAGTCCAGATGGGGATGCGATCCGGCTGACAGCTTGACCCATACCGGAAGGGTGGCTGTCTGCTTCATCCGGGCCAGCAGCTCGCGTCCGGCACCGTTAAAGCCGAGCACGCGGATATAGCCGGGGGCTTTCGCCAACTCGGAGGGAGCCATATCCGCCTTGGCATGATTCAGTAAAATATGTGTGAACATACGTTGAAGCTTCGTACGCGTGTAGCGCTTTGTCTTGACGGCGGCTAGTAATGCC carries:
- a CDS encoding nucleoside recognition protein, translating into MKPLLQKEAHSAPYWTTLLLGLGAILLVLAVVASPEEVFQASAQGLKLWWSIIFPAMLPFLMLSEMLVAFGLVHGLGVILEPFMRSWFRLPGRSGWVLALGLTAGFPATAEAVRQWAQQEDMTKRQLRRLTAIAHFCNPITILLVIGTGLLHNAAVGVMLLAVHWISGLLAGWITVRLTASSKESQKRETPVALRRTSVSRTSTTLIRSAWDATRSARERDGRSFGKLLGETVSHAVQTLMVTGGFIIFFSVLIRLLSMYSGQGIFSFIWPAWMELHLGSYEISRLPYDLRTQAALISAVLGWGGLCGWLQITAVTKPSDKGITFTISRVLHSIIAFVLTLVAWTPLSRMTSNTLPAYVSRSSVSSFAEGGYDPAAHSIMAESSNLWTQLESPSLYPWQLTVLSIALLGAIILTLLVISFIASWWSRRAWR
- a CDS encoding S16 family serine protease, which produces MKRINQNRAFFTTGYVLILAAMVYVLVYMPTPYLIYGPGGANEIKPMVTIQEGDRSERGTFMMTTVSARYANVIMLGISKLDANSEIQRKEDRLHGRSEDEYAAEQVWYMGDSQSSAMEAAYARADIPYRIVPDYVYVFKVPGSNSMFHPGDEILELNGVKVADNRSIRNALEDEKAGTMAKVKLKRDGKLLTVQAPLMTITDSETGKQRPGFGVSIATVQKVEPKDERKTIHFTSTDVGGPSAGLMFTMEIYNQLTPGDLSKGYRVAGTGTIDKSGKVGAIGGAKYKIVAADRQGAELFFVPADNYKEAKAKAEQIGTKMKLVPVRKLDDALTYMEKLPIKP